AGCCACTTCGACCTGGTGCGCTGCGGCCTCGCGGTGTACGGCGTCTCGCCCGCCCCCGAACTCGGCACGTCCGCCCAGCTCGGGCTGCGCCCCGCGATGACGCTCAAGGCCTCGGTCGCCCTGGTCAAGGACGTACCCGGCGGCCACGGCGTCAGCTACGGGCACCACTACACGACGCCGGGGGACACCCGGCTGGCCCTGATCCCGGCCGGGTACGCCGACGGCATCCCGCGGCACGCCTCGGGCACCGGCCCGGTGCTGGTCGGCGGGGAGTGGCGGACGGTGGCCGGGCGGGTGGCCATGGACCAGTTCGTGGTCGACCTCGGGCCCGGCGCGGACGTCCGCTCCGGCGACGTGGCCGTCATCTTCGGCCCGGGCGACCAGGGCGAACCGACGGCCGAGGACTGGGCGCGGGCCGCGGGGACGATCGCCTACGAGATCGTCACGCGGATCGGGTCCCGGGTCCCCCGGGTGCATCTGCATGAGTGATGAGTGATTGCCATAGTTGTTTGTCCGGTACGTCTGGGTTTCATGGCTGAGTGCTGAGTGAGGTCGGCGTGAGCGAGAACTGGCGAAAGGCGGGCTGGGCGGGCGCCGCGATCGGCGTCGTGGCGGCGGGTGCGGCGGCCGGAGTGGCCGTCGAGCGGCTCACGGTCGGCCGCGGGATCCGGATGAAGGCGCGCCTCGCGCTCGACGCGTCGGGCCCCTACGGCACCCTGCGCGGCACCGAGGGCACCTGCCGGGCCGAGGACGGCACCCTGCTCCACTACGAGAGCGACGAGCTGCCCGAGGACGGCGCCAAGCGCCGCCGCCTGCGCCGCAAGCCCGCCCCCGCCGCCACCGTCGTCTTCTGCCACGGCTACTGCCTCGCCCAGGACTCCTGGCACTTCCAGCGCGCCGCGCTGCGCGGGGTGGTCCGCGCCGTGTACTGGGACCAGCGCAGCCACGGCCGCTCGGCCCGCGGCCTCGCGCAGGCCGACGGCGAACCGGTCAGCATCGACCAGCTCGGCCGCGACCTGAAGGCGGTCATCGACGCCGCCGCGCCCGAGGGCCCGCTGGTCCTCGTGGGCCACTCCATGGGCGGCATGACGATCATGGCGCTGGCCGCCCAGTACCCCGAGCTGGTGCGCGACCGGGTGGTCGGCGTCGCGCTCGTCGGCACCTCCAGCGGCCGGCTCGGCGAGGTGACCTACGGGCTCCCCTCCGTCGGGGTCAGCGCGGTGCGGCGGGTGCTGCCGGGCGTGCTGCGGGCGCTGTGCTCGCAGGTGGAGCTGGTGGAGAAGGGGCGCCGGGCCACCGCGGACCTCTTCGCGGGCATGATCAAGCGGTACTCCTTCGGCTCGCCCGACGTGGACCCGGACGTGGCGCGCTTCGCCGAGCGGCTGATCGAGGCGACCCCGATCGACGTGGTCGCCGAGTTCTTCCCGGCGATCATGCTGCACGACAAGACGGCCGCGCTGCGGCAGTTCGCGGACCTCCCGGTCACCGTGATAGCCGGCGACCGCGACATGATCACCCCGCCCGAGCACAGCGTGGCCATCGCCGCCGAGCTGCCCGACGCGGAACTGGTGGTCCTGGAGGAGACCGGGCAC
This is a stretch of genomic DNA from Streptomyces sp. NBC_00536. It encodes these proteins:
- a CDS encoding alpha/beta fold hydrolase encodes the protein MSENWRKAGWAGAAIGVVAAGAAAGVAVERLTVGRGIRMKARLALDASGPYGTLRGTEGTCRAEDGTLLHYESDELPEDGAKRRRLRRKPAPAATVVFCHGYCLAQDSWHFQRAALRGVVRAVYWDQRSHGRSARGLAQADGEPVSIDQLGRDLKAVIDAAAPEGPLVLVGHSMGGMTIMALAAQYPELVRDRVVGVALVGTSSGRLGEVTYGLPSVGVSAVRRVLPGVLRALCSQVELVEKGRRATADLFAGMIKRYSFGSPDVDPDVARFAERLIEATPIDVVAEFFPAIMLHDKTAALRQFADLPVTVIAGDRDMITPPEHSVAIAAELPDAELVVLEETGHLMMLERPETVTALLTGLLARTGAVPAAANVGGHGSTAASTARPGG